From a single Candidatus Sulfotelmatobacter sp. genomic region:
- a CDS encoding non-ribosomal peptide synthetase: protein MPSVNIARSVPEIRVGSTFSSPGAGVYELSVHEAVALRAAENPNALAVASGAEELSYGELDRRANRLANYLRTAGVQRNVAVGLYLDRTPAMVIAALAILKAGGAYVPLDPIHPVERLAFMLRDSKASVLLTTTRLAQRFPAGDGRVITLDGESDHIAAAPDRALESGVSGDDLAYIIYTSGSTGQPKGVESIHSGLANLVAWHRRAFEVIATDRASAQSALGFDAAVWEMWSYLAAGASLHLADDSVRNDACALRDWLLSKKITICFAATVMAERLLRLEWPAAATLRFLLTGADTLRVYPPPGLPFVLVNNYGPTECTVVSTSGVVAARTSSAETSAAETSANEIAANEMVTAPSIGHAIDGVEIYILDERQKPVAEGSGEIYIAGAGLGRGYRNRPDLTAERFVPNPFSAVAGARMYRTGDVGRWLPNGDIAFLGRLDEQIKVRGYRVEPSEVSTVLSQHPAVQESLVIAREDAPEEKQLVAYLVLNPSARVSATALREYLRQRVPDYMVPASFVAIPSLPVTEQGKVNRVALPSVNGNRLSDEVYIEPRTLVEQGLVKILRPLLKLERVGVNDNFFLLGGHSLLGTQVIARVSETFGVDLTLLKLFDHPTVAEMAMEIENLILTKMDQTNMDETNMDQTKVDQNKIATN from the coding sequence ATGCCTTCCGTCAATATCGCTCGATCTGTCCCTGAGATCCGCGTTGGCAGCACCTTCAGTTCGCCGGGTGCGGGTGTATACGAACTCAGTGTGCACGAAGCGGTGGCACTGCGCGCGGCGGAGAATCCGAACGCGTTGGCGGTAGCCAGCGGAGCGGAAGAGCTCTCTTATGGCGAGCTCGACCGGCGCGCCAACCGGCTGGCAAATTATCTTCGGACAGCCGGAGTCCAGCGAAATGTGGCGGTTGGTCTTTATCTCGACCGCACGCCGGCGATGGTGATCGCGGCGCTGGCGATTCTTAAGGCCGGCGGAGCGTATGTTCCGCTCGATCCCATTCATCCCGTGGAGCGGCTGGCGTTCATGCTCCGCGATTCGAAGGCGAGCGTTTTGCTCACGACGACGCGCCTAGCGCAGCGATTTCCAGCGGGCGACGGCCGCGTAATCACGCTCGACGGCGAGTCTGACCACATTGCTGCCGCGCCCGACCGCGCTCTCGAAAGCGGCGTGAGCGGCGACGATCTGGCCTACATCATCTACACCTCCGGTTCGACGGGACAGCCTAAGGGAGTGGAGTCGATCCACTCCGGCCTGGCGAATCTGGTTGCCTGGCACCGGCGCGCGTTTGAAGTTATAGCGACCGATCGAGCCAGCGCACAATCCGCGCTAGGGTTCGATGCGGCGGTCTGGGAGATGTGGTCGTACCTGGCTGCTGGGGCAAGCTTGCACCTGGCGGACGATTCGGTGCGAAACGATGCGTGCGCGTTGCGCGACTGGCTGCTGTCGAAAAAGATCACGATCTGTTTCGCGGCTACGGTGATGGCCGAAAGGCTCTTGCGGCTGGAGTGGCCGGCGGCGGCGACGCTTCGATTCCTGCTTACCGGCGCGGATACGTTAAGGGTATATCCCCCGCCAGGGCTGCCCTTTGTGCTGGTGAATAATTATGGTCCGACCGAGTGCACGGTGGTGAGCACCTCCGGCGTGGTTGCGGCGCGAACTTCCTCCGCCGAAACTTCCGCGGCCGAAACTTCTGCGAACGAAATAGCGGCAAACGAGATGGTGACGGCCCCCTCGATCGGGCACGCCATCGATGGCGTTGAAATTTACATCCTGGACGAGCGGCAGAAGCCGGTCGCCGAGGGCTCGGGAGAAATCTACATTGCCGGGGCCGGCCTGGGTCGCGGATATCGGAATCGGCCGGACTTGACCGCGGAGCGCTTTGTGCCGAACCCCTTCAGCGCGGTGGCTGGCGCGCGCATGTACCGCACCGGCGATGTAGGGCGCTGGCTGCCGAACGGCGATATCGCGTTCCTGGGACGCTTGGACGAGCAGATCAAGGTGCGGGGTTATCGGGTCGAGCCCAGCGAAGTCTCGACTGTATTGAGTCAACATCCCGCTGTGCAGGAAAGCCTGGTGATTGCCAGGGAGGACGCGCCGGAAGAGAAGCAACTGGTGGCTTATCTGGTGTTAAATCCGAGCGCCCGGGTGAGTGCAACGGCGCTGCGCGAATATTTGCGGCAGCGCGTGCCGGATTACATGGTTCCGGCGTCGTTTGTCGCGATCCCCAGCTTGCCGGTCACCGAACAGGGAAAAGTGAATCGCGTGGCGTTACCGAGCGTCAATGGGAACCGCTTGTCGGACGAAGTCTACATAGAACCGCGGACTCTGGTGGAACAAGGGCTGGTGAAGATTCTGCGCCCGCTGTTGAAGCTCGAACGGGTGGGGGTGAACGACAACTTCTTCCTGCTGGGTGGACATTCCCTGCTCGGCACGCAGGTGATCGCCCGCGTGAGCGAGACCTTCGGCGTCGATTTAACGTTATTGAAATTATTCGATCATCCCACGGTGGCCGAAATGGCGATGGAGATTGAGAACCTGATCTTAACCAAGATGGATCAAACCAACATGGATGAGACCAACATGGATCAGACCAAGGTGGATCAGAACAAGATCGCAACGAACTGA
- a CDS encoding sugar transferase yields MRIGRKVFSNGFKAFDLLLMVVSFAVSTLPQYQRVGRFTLAEFFELRVKLGNLILFISFLAIWHIVFSVFGLYGSKRLVGRRSEIWDILRATTLGTIVIAVFGLSFRIWVVNRIFLALFWLLTTTSVVLSRVVIREALAYARRHGRNTRNMLVIGTNSRALELVERIQRKPELGYKILGFADEEWTGIEEFKRQGHVLVSSLDTLPSYVRRNVVDEVVLALPIRSFHGYASQIASACEQQGIIVRFLPNIFDLKEARQRADEFDGDALISHESTITDFWGLTIKRAIDIVVSVTAILLVSPVMLLAALLVKLTSPGPIFFVQKRLGLNKRMFQIYKFRTMVVDAEQRLKDLEHLNEADGAVFKIKSDPRITAIGAFLRKTSIDELPQLFNVLKGEMSLVGPRPLQVRDYELFETYCQDWQRKRFSVRPGITCLWQIMGRSSTTFEKWMELDLQYIRTWSLWLDLEILAKTVPAVLKGSGAA; encoded by the coding sequence ATGCGCATCGGCCGTAAAGTATTTTCCAACGGTTTCAAGGCGTTTGATTTGCTCTTGATGGTGGTTTCCTTCGCCGTGTCGACCCTGCCGCAATACCAGCGGGTGGGGCGGTTTACCCTGGCGGAGTTCTTCGAGTTGCGGGTGAAGCTCGGGAATCTTATTCTCTTCATCAGTTTTCTCGCCATCTGGCACATCGTATTCAGCGTCTTCGGGCTTTACGGCTCGAAGCGGCTGGTGGGCCGGCGCTCGGAAATCTGGGACATCCTGCGTGCGACAACGCTGGGGACGATCGTGATAGCCGTCTTCGGCTTAAGTTTCCGCATCTGGGTGGTCAATCGAATCTTTCTGGCGCTGTTCTGGTTGCTGACTACGACGAGCGTGGTGCTCAGCCGTGTCGTGATTCGAGAGGCGCTGGCGTATGCCCGGCGCCATGGGCGGAACACGCGGAACATGCTGGTGATCGGTACGAACTCGCGCGCGCTGGAACTGGTGGAGCGAATCCAGCGCAAGCCGGAACTGGGTTACAAGATATTGGGATTCGCCGACGAAGAGTGGACCGGGATAGAGGAGTTCAAGAGGCAGGGACACGTTTTGGTTTCGAGCCTCGATACCTTGCCTTCGTACGTGCGGCGCAATGTTGTCGATGAAGTCGTGCTGGCGCTGCCCATCCGGTCGTTCCACGGATACGCGTCGCAGATTGCGTCGGCCTGCGAACAACAGGGGATCATTGTTCGATTCCTGCCCAATATTTTCGACTTGAAAGAAGCGCGCCAGCGCGCCGACGAGTTTGACGGCGATGCGCTGATCAGCCACGAGAGTACGATTACCGATTTTTGGGGCCTCACGATCAAGCGCGCGATCGACATTGTGGTCTCGGTGACGGCGATCCTTCTGGTTTCGCCCGTGATGCTCCTGGCGGCCCTGCTGGTGAAGCTGACTTCGCCGGGACCGATTTTCTTTGTGCAGAAGCGGCTGGGGCTGAACAAGAGAATGTTCCAGATTTATAAGTTCCGCACCATGGTGGTGGATGCGGAGCAGCGCCTGAAGGACCTGGAGCACTTGAACGAAGCCGACGGAGCGGTGTTTAAGATCAAGAGCGATCCACGCATCACGGCGATCGGAGCGTTTCTGCGCAAGACCAGCATCGACGAACTTCCGCAACTGTTTAATGTGCTGAAGGGGGAGATGAGCCTGGTGGGTCCGCGTCCGTTGCAGGTGCGGGATTACGAATTGTTCGAAACCTATTGCCAGGACTGGCAGCGCAAGCGGTTCAGCGTGCGTCCTGGCATTACTTGTCTGTGGCAGATTATGGGGCGCAGCTCCACCACCTTCGAAAAGTGGATGGAACTTGATTTACAGTACATTCGCACCTGGTCGTTGTGGCTCGATTTAGAGATTCTGGCCAAGACTGTTCCGGCTGTCCTGAAAGGTTCTGGGGCCGCGTAA
- a CDS encoding acyl carrier protein has product MIESAMVKDQIREYVLEEFAKPKGIMQITDQEVLTKNGIIDSMGIFRLVSFLEDTFNVRVGDEEITHDNLESIDAIERLVIAKSKK; this is encoded by the coding sequence ATGATTGAGTCAGCCATGGTGAAAGATCAGATCCGCGAGTATGTGCTGGAGGAGTTTGCCAAGCCCAAGGGCATCATGCAAATCACGGACCAGGAAGTATTGACCAAGAACGGCATCATCGATTCCATGGGAATTTTTCGCCTGGTGTCGTTTCTCGAGGACACGTTCAACGTTCGCGTCGGAGACGAAGAAATTACGCACGACAATCTCGAAAGCATCGATGCGATCGAGCGGCTCGTGATTGCCAAGTCGAAGAAGTAA
- a CDS encoding acyl-CoA dehydrogenase family protein, which yields MDFAWNEEQAAFRKEVLRFAREELKDDVIERDRNEEFSRPLWEKCAKFGIQGLPIPVEYGGGGADILTTVCALEALGYGCHDNGLLFSINAHMWSSEIPIWNFGTEAQKQKYLPGLVSGGLGLHAMTEPGSGSDAYSLKTRAERKGDKYVLNGSKTFSSNAPNADVTIVFANLDPSRGPNGVTAFLVDKGTPGFTVGRKLHKMGLRTSPMAELALQDCEIPVENLLGKEFGGQAVFTSSMEWERICILASHLGAMQRIMETCVKYARERKQFGEPIGKFSAIANKIADMDVRLETGRLALYKAAWMKSQGRHPLREASIAKLYVSEACVQSCLDAIQLHGGYGYMTEYELERELRDAIAGTIYSGTSEIHRVIIANMQGL from the coding sequence TTGGACTTTGCATGGAACGAGGAGCAGGCGGCATTTCGTAAGGAGGTTTTGCGATTTGCCCGCGAGGAGCTGAAAGACGACGTTATTGAGCGGGATCGCAACGAAGAATTCTCCCGGCCGCTGTGGGAGAAATGCGCGAAGTTTGGTATTCAGGGACTGCCGATTCCCGTAGAGTATGGCGGAGGCGGCGCGGATATTCTGACTACAGTATGTGCGCTGGAAGCGCTCGGCTACGGATGCCACGACAACGGGCTGCTGTTTTCAATCAATGCGCACATGTGGAGCTCGGAGATTCCGATCTGGAATTTTGGCACCGAGGCGCAGAAGCAGAAATATCTTCCTGGCCTGGTGAGCGGGGGCCTGGGATTGCATGCGATGACGGAGCCGGGGTCGGGCTCGGACGCCTACAGCCTGAAGACGCGGGCCGAGCGCAAGGGCGATAAGTATGTGCTGAACGGATCGAAGACCTTCAGCAGCAACGCTCCGAATGCGGACGTCACGATTGTTTTTGCGAACCTCGATCCCAGCCGCGGGCCAAACGGGGTCACGGCATTTCTGGTGGACAAGGGAACGCCCGGTTTCACCGTCGGCCGCAAGCTGCACAAGATGGGGCTGCGGACTTCCCCGATGGCGGAACTTGCGCTGCAGGATTGCGAGATTCCGGTAGAGAACCTGCTCGGCAAGGAATTTGGCGGGCAGGCAGTGTTCACCTCGTCGATGGAATGGGAGCGCATCTGCATTCTGGCCAGCCACCTGGGTGCGATGCAGCGGATCATGGAAACTTGCGTGAAGTACGCCCGCGAGCGCAAGCAATTCGGCGAGCCCATCGGAAAATTTTCGGCGATCGCCAACAAAATCGCGGACATGGATGTCCGACTCGAGACTGGGCGGCTGGCGCTTTATAAGGCGGCGTGGATGAAGAGCCAGGGCCGGCATCCGTTGCGCGAGGCTTCGATCGCTAAACTTTATGTGAGCGAGGCGTGCGTGCAGAGTTGCCTGGACGCGATCCAGTTGCATGGCGGCTACGGCTACATGACTGAGTATGAACTCGAAAGGGAATTGCGCGACGCCATCGCTGGCACGATTTATTCGGGGACTTCGGAAATTCATCGGGTGATTATCGCGAACATGCAGGGTCTGTAG
- a CDS encoding amino acid adenylation domain-containing protein — protein sequence MAYVLQQLLSKSAKAYPEKPAVWARGRSITYRELDERSNQLAHLLREKGIDKGDRVGLFFPKCVESIVSMLGVLKAGGVYVPLDPQAPADRVGYIIGNCGIRILITNSEKRAALTPETQSELECCILTEGEGNGSDLISWTQLAAFEASHAPKVDLIETDLAYILYTSGSTGRPKGVMLSHQNALTFVEWCAEEFQVRGDDRLSNHAPLHFDLSVFDVYNTLEAGATVYLITEDLAVFPTSLANFIESQQITIWYSVPSALMLLLLHGRVTAERLKSIRILLFAGEVFPMKYLRQLAEVSPNSELYNLYGPTETNVCTYYKVERERLAGMEKLPIGIACANTDCFSVTPEGRLAGKGEAGELYVRGPAVTNGYWADAEKTAKMVVPNHFQHHFEEKMYRTGDMVTVGEDGNYYFQGRRDSMIKSRGYRIELGEIESALLSHPGVREAAVLAVPDEIIGNRIRAVVALHIAGSLSVLELQQYCASRVPKYMIPEVMDLCEELPKTSTGKIDRVKLAAEPAGVR from the coding sequence ATGGCATACGTATTGCAGCAATTGTTGAGCAAGAGTGCGAAGGCTTATCCGGAGAAGCCGGCGGTGTGGGCGCGCGGCCGTAGCATTACCTATCGGGAGTTGGACGAGCGGTCGAATCAGTTGGCGCATCTTTTGCGGGAAAAGGGGATCGACAAGGGTGATCGCGTCGGATTGTTCTTCCCCAAGTGCGTGGAATCGATTGTGAGTATGCTGGGCGTGCTGAAGGCGGGCGGAGTTTATGTGCCGCTCGATCCGCAGGCGCCGGCGGATCGCGTCGGCTACATCATCGGGAACTGCGGCATCCGGATTCTGATTACCAACAGCGAGAAGCGGGCGGCGTTGACGCCGGAGACGCAGAGCGAACTGGAATGCTGCATTCTGACCGAAGGCGAAGGCAACGGAAGCGATCTCATCTCTTGGACGCAACTCGCGGCGTTTGAGGCGTCGCATGCGCCTAAGGTCGATCTGATCGAAACCGACCTGGCTTACATTCTTTATACGTCCGGTTCGACGGGGCGGCCCAAGGGCGTGATGCTGTCGCACCAGAATGCGCTGACGTTTGTGGAGTGGTGCGCGGAAGAATTTCAGGTGCGCGGCGACGACCGGTTGTCGAATCATGCGCCGCTGCACTTCGATCTTTCGGTGTTCGATGTTTACAACACCCTGGAAGCAGGGGCGACGGTTTACCTGATTACCGAGGATCTGGCGGTGTTTCCGACCAGCCTGGCTAATTTTATCGAAAGCCAGCAAATTACGATCTGGTACTCGGTGCCTTCGGCGCTGATGTTGTTGCTTTTGCATGGGCGGGTGACGGCGGAGAGATTGAAGAGCATTCGCATTCTGCTCTTTGCCGGCGAAGTATTCCCGATGAAATATCTGCGCCAACTGGCGGAGGTTTCGCCCAACAGCGAACTTTACAATCTGTACGGACCCACCGAAACCAACGTCTGCACGTATTACAAAGTAGAGCGCGAACGGCTGGCCGGGATGGAGAAGCTGCCGATCGGAATCGCCTGCGCCAATACGGATTGCTTTTCGGTGACGCCGGAGGGACGGCTGGCAGGGAAGGGCGAGGCGGGCGAGTTGTATGTGCGCGGGCCGGCGGTGACTAACGGCTATTGGGCGGACGCGGAGAAAACGGCGAAGATGGTGGTGCCGAATCATTTCCAACATCACTTCGAAGAGAAGATGTACCGCACCGGGGACATGGTTACGGTGGGCGAGGATGGCAACTATTATTTCCAGGGCCGCCGCGACAGCATGATCAAAAGCCGCGGTTATCGCATTGAGCTGGGCGAGATTGAGAGCGCATTGTTGAGCCATCCTGGAGTGCGCGAAGCGGCGGTGCTGGCGGTGCCGGATGAGATCATCGGCAACCGCATTCGGGCCGTGGTGGCGCTGCACATTGCGGGATCGCTGAGCGTGCTTGAGTTGCAGCAATACTGCGCGTCGCGGGTGCCGAAGTACATGATTCCGGAAGTGATGGATTTGTGCGAGGAGCTGCCGAAGACTTCGACGGGGAAGATCGATCGGGTCAAGTTAGCGGCGGAGCCTGCGGGCGTGCGTTAG